agtgaATTAATCAAGTCAATCAACATGCAATATGTgaggtagcacaaataaatcaccaaataaactaaatacagtggaaattaaatttcacacgagtgatttgtttatgaatggggaaaaccactgagacaaaaccccaccaggtgaatttaaggtcaccactcttgaaAATCCACTATCATCAAAACAAgcgtgttaggacatatgtgattcacttgttaggaacatatgtcactattttatgtaattggctaatcctttgacaaaacacactttacttgtatttaggtaaatctaggatgtgtttaatattgcAAGAAATcttatttcaagttcaagtgttaaagccatgcaagtctgtccaagaatcaagtgagaaagtgctgaattttaaagctcgatagcagCTCGACACCTTTCGACACCTGGCTTATCTATCGAGTTCTTCAGTTGCttcttatcgcaatcttgacacctctcgatagctaagTCAATCGATCGAGCAAATTTCTGTCCCCTCGACACCTGCTCAACACCTCCACGATtgatcgagaattacgaaattcagatttccagatctgattttcgacCCAtactgacatgtatgtgtaaggtttcttttctcacaaccctagacatatataaggcttatttcagaggccgtcacataagagaatacaaagagaacatatgcaaaaggtgaccaatgccttattctctgaaagaagctattgcgtctttgtgccttagggttttgtaaccaagtgtttcttgatcttcattgttgatgaagtgaagaattttgtagccaacatcttcttctagttggtgtgttagtctcgtactgggagccgtgcatcattggttagtcacgtactgtgatccgtgcaaaaagggtggcgttcatatattgaagagttcagaggttttgaagcggtagaaggtttctgctatGAGTTCATCTACGGGAATTGTAGAGTCTACGGAAAAAGGTTTtatactagatctgaaacttctctttattatagtgaattgcttttcgaGAAGGTTTTCCCCCAGGTTTTTTTACTgtaaaactagtttgtttcattggttttcctgggtcatcatatcttgtcttatttatttttccgctgcatgattttgacatgatattgatgtttgtttgttttaacaagttctATTCATAATAAACCTAATTAACAACTttgatttaaaacttgttaattctaggggtctaaatttcccaacaaagcgattacaagtaaaggaatctcagtaccttatactaacctacagttgaacccttaccttaATACACAATTGGATTTGTAATataatgacaatctctcctttcaatgcacaacTCCAAGTaagtgactaacacaccaacttgagaaggatgttggctacaaattttttcaattcatccacatgatgaagatcaagaagctccttggttacaaaaccttacggCGTACAAATGCAACagtttcttcaagagaaagatgaactagggcagattgtctccggtcacaaaaTGCATGTAATAACAAGTGCGACAACCTTTGCATCAGTGAGACAtcccttaaaataatatttatatatgtctagggttgcgagaaaagaaaccctataaAATAACTTGGATATGCGTGGAAAACATATCtggaaatttgaatttcgtaattcttgatagatacaactgtcgagctatctgtcgagcttcaaatatttaaatctcgataaatatatctgtcgagttttaatgaacagcacttcttcaATTGATTCTTGTACAaatttgcatgacttcaatacttgagcttgaactcttgttccttaaagtattaaatacatcctaaatctacccaattacaagtaaaatgcattttgtcaaaggattagccaattctaaatgacatatgtttataacatgttccacatatgtcctaacactagGTTTATGGGTTGCTATGATTTTCTGgatttatgggtttgaattttctagGTTGCAGGTTTATGGGTATTAATTTCCTGGGTttataggtatgaaattttctgggtttatgggtAGCTacaattttttggatttatggGTATGAATTTTCTAGGTTGCAGGTTTATGGATatgaattttctgggtttatgtGTGTCAacaattttttgggtttagtagGTTGAaggaagtaataaaaaattgtaaaagaataaatattttattgaataaatttgtaaaatagataatttgatgcgAGTATTTTGTAAAGtaattgtataaaataaaaaaagtaagttctttttgtaaaatagaCAAAAGTATTTTACATGTACTAGTACAATTGCTCTAACTAGTGTACTTCCACAGATCTTGGTCATGTTCtctccctccaaaaaaaaaaaacgttttggTCAAGTTGTTACGACTTACAAGTCCTTGCTTTCTACATgcacaccaaaaaaaagagtctctaattttttttctattttataatatattatattttttaatgagaaaaaagaaaaaaaaaaaaaaaggtcactGCAGTTTCAAGACTTGCTAGTGACATTTTTACAAGTATTCTTATCCATTCATGTATAATAGAAAAGTgtgtaaaatttacacaattttatttaaaaatgacTAATTACagtttatatataattgtgtaaatttacaagtttgctATATAAGTaaccatgtaaatttacattgacactatttattttgtatttagtttttttttttctttatgtatttCAAGATTAAAGGAAGATAGTGGATAGTGgttattatatataaagaaacataaaaaattaaaaaaaaaaccataaaaaattgatattttttttaataaaatgtagtgtaaaataaaataaaataatctgatgtgatatattttcggaaataaatatttaaaatagaaaaagtaagtttttttatactaaaatagacattAATTTTTACACAAATTAAAGCGAATGCTCTAATATTGGCGGGACAACTAACTCTTGAACTAGCCAGGTCAGAGGTAGGTCCTAGGAAGACATGAAAAAGAGGACAATGTTTATCTCCAAactaattttgagaaaaatcctTCAAACTTCCCCTATATCTTTtcattgaaaatgaattttgaaTATCTAACCGTTGAAAtgtatgttcttattatatcctctatgcttgcaaaatttcaagaagatcaaaaatcatcaatcaaatgtttaaattttaagtttttgtggcctaaaattatgcataaaaataagtttattgatcgaatagtaaataacatctaatttgaacaaaattttacatgtgtgtgaagaacataaaaaacatgcaatttaatagtgagattttgaaacttcaaaatcaattaaaaaacataagagaagtttgaaatatttttgtccAAATTACATTTTCCTGAAAAagagacaaatttttttttttttttttcatttgaagtTTTGGTgagtgagaggaaaaaaaaaattgtcaaattcttaatatattattatctgatttttttatttgcatAATTGTAAGAGTAAATATGTCAAGTTTACTTctacatataattttttccttCTGAAGTTTCATTAATGGAAGAATGAAAGATGAAGggctctaaaaaaaaaaaaaaaaaaaaaaaagggttcatCCTTTCTTTACTATTActattcaaatttgaaaaattataacctATCTTCTATGTTTCCTCCACCTAGGGCCTAGTCTATGCACCTTGTTCCGTACGAAATGCATTAAATAACATTTCCcattaaaatattgtaaaagaGCATTGATTGTAAAAGGAAATTTTCACGAACCTAGTGAGGTAATGATTACAAGACTTATGATTAATGGAGTCAAAGATCCTTAACAAACCCCAACAAGTATAACAATAAAAGATTCTTTGAGACAAATAAATCAAGTTAATTGATAGAAACAGACCTTTTTAATTATCCATATAGAagctttattgttattattattaatagaaAGTTTATTTCATTAAACTAGAATTTGTATGCGAGTGATGGTCATGTATATCACAGTTactaaaaaaaaccacaaaaaaaaaaaaaaaaaaaaaagtgcaccAAGGTCCAACATAACTtttcagcaaaagaaaaaaaaaagtcatttcaGACTTGGCTGGAATGTGTTGTAATAGGACTGTTAATGCTGGTCTCACTTCTAGTGTGGGATAACTTTTGTCTGTTTGCCATTtcctcttaaccaaaaaaaaaaaaaaaaaaaaaaaaacaaacaaacaaaaagtccAACATAACTTTTTTCACGAAGAGTAAAAAGATGTAAATGATAggcaaagataataaaaatgaagGCACATTAATTACTTATTATCCATCAATCATAGCTAAATAGGACCATTTTTAGTAAGTTGAGAATTCAACAAGTTTGTGAATGGTGTTGTGCTCAGTCGAGGAACTAGCTTGTCAGCAGAGCCATAATTTCCTCAAGACGTTGACCTTAGAAGAAAAGGTCATTAGCTTCCCAGCCACTCTACATGCACCATCAAGTGCCATAGAAAATTTCACATACTCTTATAATTCAACTCATCTGAATCTAATacaaagatagagagaatgtgaaAATTTCAATATCTCATAAACTTCTTTTTGTTAACTATAAGTTAAGCTTTTCAGACTCGGACTGTTCAAAGAACCGGAGAAGAgagaggttcaagatttttaaggTTAGATCGAGGCccaaccgtgatgacgtcaaaattaatttaatattaattaaaatacaaataaacgtattaaatgtgtaaaaatatgaaaatttacccttaaaaaatattatgcagttaaaaaaactttcaaatgtatttttgttatttttataaagtgaatagaaaataataaatataaacaagctttaaaaaattgtatttattaatctttcaaataaaaaatgcattttaatttaaaataaaatcatttttaacataaatttacaattttcatattcatatttattgatGTAAAAGAATAAttcttgaacaaaaaaaaaattagaaaatacaaTTAAGTAAATAGTgataaaattaaatccaaaattattaatcttgtaaaattaaaataaataaaatataaatgtcaAGAAGCACACAAGGAAGCCTACTGGTTTAGTGGGTGGCGTGTTGGACAAAAGTCCAAAACTCCTACGAGGTCACTAGATCTATACCTGGAGCATGCGTTTTTCCCAATTAATTTCAGGACCCGTTTTCTCTGGTTAAAGAACCGGATTGGGGCCCGGGTCACGGGTTGCTGTCAagtttattatgaaaaaaagtaaaaaatgtcaatgataaatataaataaaatcaaattaaaatttatcaacttaatttttttttttctaaatgtcGGCTAGATGTTACGAACACAAAATAATACACAAGTTAAtagtatgtaaaaaaaatattaatgataatttatatatatatatatataattcagtAAATAGTTAtcaactaaattaaattaaattaaaaaaaaataataaagaaagaaaaagaagaagaagaagagttgttAGATGCTACAGCCAATAACACtgtattgtgaaattttttgtgtttataatgtttttttttttctttatacatgGAGAGCatgatggaattttttttagtaggaaAAGTCTAGGCACCGTCCTTCTTTTGTCTTGTCTTTGTGGAGGATTTAATAAGAGTGAATCGCAGCTCATGACCGTGAGTGATGGTGTGAAACAAAAGAATGTTTCTTTCAAAATAGTGGAATTGGTCCAATTCGATGCTTATAGTACTTATTTGGTAGCTCatttatttaaaagataatATAGAAAATGACATTGGGTTAAAGCAAAGCAAGTCAAGTAAACCTACACGGTCATTGACTTGTCGTCTTGTGAAACTTATGGGAAATTTCTATATCTGATGAGTAGAACCATTCAATGCTTTATTCTTATATATGTAAGACTCTGTTTGCTCAACTTACTAAGCAAATCTAAATTGAAGAACTACACAATGCTAGGCAAGAAAAGAACTTCAATGAACTACACAATGCTACACAAATTGAAGAACTTCAATGAACTACACAATGCTCACAATAAATTGAAGATGGTTGGAAAGCCAAGAAAAACaagttttataaaaagaaagtcTTCCTCGGCTAAGTCCGACGAAAGTAGTTCTGGATTATATTACTCTTAGTCTTTAGCACAGTTTCAATTCTCAGtgctacaatgttttctttACAAATTCTCAGATGCCTCTCTACAATgggattttccttttttatatttgCCTTCTTCGCTCCATCTCAGCCATCCACGTGTTGATCAGATGGCTGGCTCTTATCCttatcccatcagcaccttcctaaaGTTTTTAGAGATAGTTGTAAGGCTGGATATCactattcaggtatcacctctacattaatgcggccagagagttagctacagagcattcaatgcgatggtagcagctttcccttagatatttcttactTTCTCATTACCTTATCCCTTCCTGATGCTTATCCTCACCAGTAGAATTGCCTAGAACATTGCATTTAATGGTAGGTCCACCCTTCTGACCTCTGCTTTGACAAGCTGAGGTGGCATTTGTCCTCGGACCTCCTTCCTGAACCATCATGATTAGACCCCTTACTTCATTTACTAATATGCACTTCCACGATGACGTTTACCTGTCTTCGGACTATTAAGTGTCCTCGAATAGAACCCACGGCCCAATATACACTTTTGGGCCGATCATCCCTACAATTATCATTATTACATATCTCACTCTTCCATGTTAGTGGTGTCAATGGTTGATGATGATTCTAATTACTATCAAATATATTCTTAACTGTGTATGTAAACTCTtgacttttattttgtaaatcaGTTTATCTCTTCCTTCCATGCATGTTGGTGTTGTTAATTGTTCAGAATGAttgttacacacacacacacatatatatggagagagagagagagagagtctttttatattttctaagaATTACATACATGAATttgcatatatacatatatatatatatatatatattaaaaagacattttgcaaattttttttttttgggaggaaaaTTCTACAAGAAATTAGAGTACATTAATTAATATCTAAAGACACTTgacattaaattattaaacaatAGAATGACACTTGGCATCAAATTATTGGAAAGTTTAAAACGAGatttggcacaaaattgaaGTCCAGATATTTTAACTTGATTGAGTTTCCAATTTAATATAGTGTATATGATATATTATGGGTTTGAGAAACTTGTTtgattttacaattttacatatCCCAATTGGTTTAGTTGgagtttgtattttattttaaaaaaattatattcagtTAAAGCATTTATTAGACTAGGGAAAAtggaacaaatcaaataaaataaaaccttaaAAGACATATGTCTCTAAATAATCAAATTAGAACATAagcttattttcttattttcacaTCTTGGTCAGATTGTAAGTTTTCCTGCAATATGGAAGGTAATCTTTATAAATATGAGTCCTTTTTGGACTCACTTTTAACCACTAAAACTTTCGAACAACTGATTCCACCCATTAGAACTAGTTACCAAGTAATCTAGGAACATTCACCCCTAACAAGTTAAGCAATTTATACTCTTGCCTAAGAGCACACTCCACTTGCTATTGATAGATTAATTTCAAAAGTTGCACTTATTAGTATGAAGATGTTAATATTGATCTATGCAAAGTAAATTCGATAATAATATTAGTTTTAGATAATGTATAATTGAGCTgaagttataaatttttaaaccTCATAGATTTTGAATTCATTAGGaagttaattttattaattttggcaTAATTGTATGTTTAAATTTCCAGTACGGGTTAGTGACTAATATTCATAGCTGGCattataacatttaacaatgtGTACAATATGccaaatatttttctattattgaaCTATGAGAATGTGACTTGGCCAGTTATAAACATTGTAAGATTCATATCATAATGCAAATTGACAATTCCAAACCATTAATTATCACTGGAAACTCTCTAGGAGGATCTATTGCCACTCTTTTCACCTTATCGTtgttagaaaaattcaaaatttcaaccaCCAAACACCCACTTTGCATCACTTTTGGCTCACCCCTCATTGATGATGAAGGCCTGCAAGAAGCCATATCAAACTATCCAGCATGGAACTCTTGCTTTTTACACGTGGTTTCTGACCATGATCCAGTTCCTAGAGTCTTAATTAACGGTTACAAGCCATTTGGCACATTTCTCATATGTTTGGAGCTGGGTTGTTCTTGTTTTGAAGACCCCCAAACCATTTTGGAGTTGTTGATGGCAGCCTATTCAGGGAGTCCTGAAAATCAAGATCCTAATAAGGTTTTTGAGTCCTATGGAACATTTGTGGAGCATCTCAACCGAAAGAAACTTTGCAAGGATACTACCTATCATGAGTCGTTAATTGATTGGACAACACTACTATTACAGGCAAGAATTATTACAAAACTAGCAGCAATTGGACTGGTGCGATCACAGGTAACTCAATTACGTACAATTCTTTTTGAATCGTATATAATTATAGTGCTTATTTGAGCTATTTCATTTGTATGGTACATATACGTTACACCTAGACAATACACGAAATAGAATAATGTAATGAATGAAATGCTTACTGATTAAGTATTAACAACTAACCAAAGCCTCTAATGTTTCTTGCATGGGTAAAAATTACTACAATTTGAAGTCTTTGTCTTTGTCCTTGTGATCTATCAAACTTCCCTTCTAGCCCAACTCATTTTTACAAGTTATTACAGCCACTGCAGAACATTTGATATCAACATTATCATTGCGAAGACAGAA
This DNA window, taken from Quercus robur chromosome 2, dhQueRobu3.1, whole genome shotgun sequence, encodes the following:
- the LOC126707165 gene encoding senescence-associated carboxylesterase 101-like; its protein translation is MQIDNSKPLIITGNSLGGSIATLFTLSLLEKFKISTTKHPLCITFGSPLIDDEGLQEAISNYPAWNSCFLHVVSDHDPVPRVLINGYKPFGTFLICLELGCSCFEDPQTILELLMAAYSGSPENQDPNKVFESYGTFVEHLNRKKLCKDTTYHESLIDWTTLLLQARIITKLAAIGLVRSQVTQLRTILFESYIIIVLI